Below is a window of Nicotiana tabacum cultivar K326 chromosome 19, ASM71507v2, whole genome shotgun sequence DNA.
TCCTATCATTTTTTCTCCTTATTATACCCTCTTCTACTCATTCCCTTTCATTGCTCATTCCCCCCATTTGCCTTAGTGGCATCATCTAACACAATGGCTGGTTCTCATTCTCGTAGTGAACTTCATGTTTTCCACACTGGAGATGATgtaatatttttatttcttcttaattctcccttatatattttcttttgtttggtaacatgatttagaGTTTTTATATATAGCAGCAGCGACCTCAGCCAGCAGAAACCAGAGATCAGTCAGCAGCTTTGAAGAAGATATGCAAGATTTGTGGAGACGAGATTGGAGTGAAGGAAAACGGGGAGGTGTTTGTTGCTTGTAGCGAGTGTGGATTCCCAGTTTGCAGGCCATGTTATGAGTATGAGAGGAGTGAAGGCAATCAGTCTTGCCCACATTGTCATTCTCGCTATAAGCGTCATAAAGGTGATATAATGATAAAGCAATAACTTAGTACAAAATTAGTTCACTTATAAGGTAATTACATATAATTCAGTATGAGTAATACTAACTAACTTGTAATTATTGATTAAAATTCACTTTTAATAGTGTAGTGTATATATTTTGAATCCATAATATCCGATTAACTTTCATTGATAGTGCAAAATTTGTGTATACTGTCATCaatggatatgaattaaacttgaattgtttgctttgATCTCTCTTTTGGACGCATTTTCCATCATCTAATTAATATGTGCATGCATGGCCATCAAAACCTGTTTCATATATATGATGCATTGATCTTGAAATTCTGCAATATGGTTTAGGTTGTCCTAGAGTTGCAGGTGATGATGAAGATGACTTTGATCATGATGATTTTGACCAAGAATTTCAGATCAAGAATCATCATACTTCTCCCAACCACCCCCACTCGGTTAGTTATAAATACTTAATTCATTTCAACAATCACCAACCttattcttttttctcttttcaagtTGAACAAAAAAACACCATGTTCCTTTATGTCATCAAATAGCACTAGAGAAAACCTTGTCGATTATTACCATGTGGCATAGAGGTGCCAAAAATCGACCAATTAACTCGTCCAAGTTTAAACGAATTGAATTATTACCTTTTGAATTGATCCAATGAATTGAATTTGAAATGATCCATTATATTAAAATCAGGTCAAATAGTGTAACCCTATTGGTCAAAATGCAACCTTTAATAATTATGTAAATTTGGAAGAACTTGAAAATAGTAAAATGGATTAGCTTTCACGTTTTTCACTAATAAAAGCAAAACGGAAAAATTAGGGGACTTGAATTATGACCCATTATTTATTGATTTGAATCCGCTCAAATTTGACCTAATCCACCCATTAATATTTGCAACCTCTAAACTTCATGCAATATTAGAAATGGATTGAACCCCATGTGTTTGTATGTTGGCAGGAGAATGGAGACTATAATCAACAGCATCACCACGCAAATGGCGCTGCTTATAATCAGTCCGTTACTGGAAGCGGTAAAACTATCTATTCTTTTCCAAATAACAAGTAACTGTACGTTGCGCTTTAGTATACTCCTATTTAATGAAGCATGTCTTTTCAATGGGACTTAAATTACAGTGGTAGGGAAGGATTTGGAAGATGAACAAAAAGAAACTTATGGTGACGCAGAATGGAAGGAAAGAGTTGAGAAATGGAAGAACCGGCAAGAAAAGAGAGGTCTGGTAAGCAAATTGGGTGATGGTGGAAATGATCAAGCTGATGAAGATGATGACTATCTGtaagtcttttctttttttttcgcaAGTTCTACGTGTGTGATTAGAAAATCAAGAATGcgttaagtttttttttttctaatttcaccCTTACTACTCCAAGTAGGCATATAATCATCAATTACTCAGTTAAGGAAGAGATAGAGTTAATTTAGTCAAGTATCCCTTATAATTGATGATAATAAATGGTTGTCGCCGAAACCTTATAGTTGAATTTTTTTATTGGTAATGAAGACATTACATTGTTAAAATTAGAATAGTTGAATGAATTTGAAGTCTTGCTCATTGCTGAAGTTGTATATGTAATATGACTAACAAATTGGGTCAAAATCTACAATGttccaacatgaaaggagtgTGTATGAATTGAAACAGATCAAGCATTAAGCATATAAAACTTGCAGAAGATTTCAATGTTCTAACCATTTCAATAATTTCCAAGCAGTTTGGCTGAAGCTCGGCAACCACTCTGGCGAAAAGTTCCACTTCCATCAAGCCTAATTAGTCCATATCGCATAGTCATTGTACTCAGGCTTGTAGTTCTTGGATTCTTCTTCCATTTCCGGATCTTAACACCAGCCTATGATGCTTATCCATTATGGATTATCTCTGTAATATGTGAAATATGGTTTGGTTTATCATGGATACTTGATCAGTTCCCCAAATGGTCACCCATAAACCGTGAAACTTACCTTGATCGATTGACATTGAGGTTTGAGCGTGAAGGTGAGCCGAATCGTTTAGCTCCAGTGGATGTGTTTGTGAGTACAGTTGATCCACTTAAGGAGCCTCCTATTATCACTGCAAACACAGTTCTGTCAATCTTGGCTGTTGATTACCCTGTTGAGAAGGTCAGCTGTTATGTATCAGATGATGGTGCCTCAATGCTGCTGTTTGATGCATTAGCAGAAACGGCGGAATTCGCAAGGAGATGGGTGCCATTTTGTAAGAAATATAACGTAGAGCCTCGAGCACCTGATTTCTACTTCAATGAAAAGATTGATTACTTGAAAGATAAAGTTCAGCCTACCTTTGTCAAGGACCGCAGAGCCATGAAGGTATCTATCTCTTAGTACTTCATTTGTCTCATTTTATATGACTGTATCGGAGTAGACGTgttgtctaaatagttaattTGAATTACATCGTTAAATGGAATCGTGTCAAACATTATCCGACGTCCCATAATGGAAAGTGTCACATAAATTCGGATAGAAGGAGTATCACTTATCAGGGGTTTAAGTTTCTTTGGCTAAATCATATTTGCTGCAAATTGAAAAGTCATTATCTTGTGGCAGAGAGAATATGAAGAATTCAAGGTAAGAATTAATGCATTAGTGGCAAAGGCTCAGAAAAAACCAGAAGAAGGATGGGTAATGCAAGACGGAACTCCATGGCCTGGTAACAATACCAGAGACCATCCTGGTATGATTCAAGTTTATCTTGGTAGTGAAGGTGCACTTGACGTTGAAGGAAAAGAGCTACCGCCGCCTTGTCTATGTTTCCCGTGAGAAACGACCAGGCTATCAACACAACAAGAAAGCTGGTGCCATGAATGCTTTGGTTAGTAATTCGTACTAGTATTAATTTCTGGCTAGCTTCCTTGACATTCTTTTAAGTCTTCTTCGTCGTGTTATATGTAATTGATTCTGTTTTTTCTAAATAGGTTCGAGTCTCTGCAGTGCTGACGAATGCACCATTTATGTTGAACTTGGATTGTGATCACTACCTTAACAACAGCAAGGCAGTTAGAGAAGCCATGTGCTTTTTAATGGACCCACAAATTGGAAAGAAGCTCTGTTATGTCCAATTTCCCCAGAGATTTGATGGTATTGATCGCCATGATCGATATGCCAACCGTAATGTTGTCTTCTTTGATGTAAGTTTAAACGCAGCAATGTGGTTAACAAAGGGTTTATTCTCAGTATTTAATGAGTTCTTTTTCTTCATGGCGACAGATCAACATGAAAGGCCTGGATGGCATTCAAGGGCCAGTGTATGTTGGAACAGGTTGTGTCTTCAACAGGCCGGCATTATACGGCTATGATCCACCTGTTTCAGAGAAGCGGCCAAAGATGACATGTGATTGCTGGCCTAGTTGGTGCTGCTGCTGTTGTGGTGGTTCAAGAAAGCCCAAGTCCAAGTCCAAGAAGAAGAGCATCAAGTCCTTACTTGGACTATATAGCAAGAAAAAGAGAACAATGAATGGAAAGAACTACACTAGGAAGCCATCTGGACCTGTCTTCGATCTTGAGGAAATTGAAGAAGGACTTGAAGGATATGATGAGCTTGAGAAATCATCTCTTATGTCCCAAAAGAACTTTGAGAAACGATTTGGGCAGTCCCCAGTTTTCATAGCTTCCACACTCATGGAAGATGGCGGGCTTCCTGAAGGGACAAATCCAACAACACTCATAAAAGAAGCCATTCATGTTATTAGCTGTGGGTATGAAGAGAAAACTGAGTGGGGCAAAGAGGTTAGAATCATAATGAGTTATCGATGGTCGCTTCGCTAGCTTTTATTATTGGTTTGATGGTCGCTTCGCTAGCTTCTACTAATTGCttttctatcttattttcttGACAGATTGGGTGGATTTATGGTTCTGTCACAGAGGACATTTTGACTGGATTCAAGATGCACTGCAGAGGATGGAGATCAGTTTATTGCTGTCCGAAAAGAGCAGCTTTTAAGGGATCAGCTCCAATCAATCTATCAGACAGATTGCACCAAGTCCTGAGATGGGCTCTTGGTTCTGTTGAAATCTTCATGAGTCGTCATTGTCCCCTTTGGTATGCCTGGGGTGGTAAACTTAAATTGTTGGAAAGGCTAGCATACATTAACACCATTGTTTACCCATTCACTTCCATTGCTCTGCTAGCTTACTGCACCCTTCCAGCTGTATGCCTTCTCACTGGAAAATTTATCGTCCCAACAGTAAGCGAACTTTTAAGTCATTTGGTTCAATAATAGTGAAGATTAATTTTTAATTCTCTAATGCAAAGATCATGTTTCTTTTTGCAGCTTAACAACTTTGCAAGCATTTGGTTCATGGCTCTCTTCCTCTCCATCATAGTCACAAGCGTACTCGAGCTGCGATGGAGTGGAGTAAGCATTGAGGCCTGGTGGCGTAACGAGCAATTTTGGGTCATTGGTGGTGTTTCAGCACATTTGTTTGCAGTTTTCCAAGGCCTTCTTAAAGTTCTTGCTGGTGTAGACACAAACTTTACCGTAACAGCAAAAGCAGCTGAGGACACTGAGTTTGGGGAGCTTTACCTCTTCAAATGGACCACACTCCTCATCCCACCAACCACTCTGATCATCTTGAATATGGTTGGTGTTGTGGCTGGTGTTTCAGATGCCATCAACAATGGTTATGGTTCATGGGGTCCTCTCTTCGGAAAGTTATTCTTCGCCTTTTGGGTTATTGTCCATCTCTATCCTTTCCTAAAGGGATTGATGGGCAGGCAGAACAGGACTCCCACCATTGTGGTCCTATGGTCAATTCTTCTTGCTTCAATATTCTCACTGGTTTGGGTCAGAA
It encodes the following:
- the LOC107820514 gene encoding LOW QUALITY PROTEIN: cellulose synthase A catalytic subunit 4 [UDP-forming] (The sequence of the model RefSeq protein was modified relative to this genomic sequence to represent the inferred CDS: inserted 2 bases in 1 codon), producing the protein MAGSHSRSELHVFHTGDDQQRPQPAETRDQSAALKKICKICGDEIGVKENGEVFVACSECGFPVCRPCYEYERSEGNQSCPHCHSRYKRHKGCPRVAGDDEDDFDHDDFDQEFQIKNHHTSPNHPHSENGDYNQQHHHANGAAYNQSVTGSVVGKDLEDEQKETYGDAEWKERVEKWKNRQEKRGLVSKLGDGGNDQADEDDDYLLAEARQPLWRKVPLPSSLISPYRIVIVLRLVVLGFFFHFRILTPAYDAYPLWIISVICEIWFGLSWILDQFPKWSPINRETYLDRLTLRFEREGEPNRLAPVDVFVSTVDPLKEPPIITANTVLSILAVDYPVEKVSCYVSDDGASMLLFDALAETAEFARRWVPFCKKYNVEPRAPDFYFNEKIDYLKDKVQPTFVKDRRAMKREYEEFKVRINALVAKAQKKPEEGWVMQDGTPWPGNNTRDHPGMIQVYLGSEGALDVEGKELPPPXVYVSREKRPGYQHNKKAGAMNALVRVSAVLTNAPFMLNLDCDHYLNNSKAVREAMCFLMDPQIGKKLCYVQFPQRFDGIDRHDRYANRNVVFFDINMKGLDGIQGPVYVGTGCVFNRPALYGYDPPVSEKRPKMTCDCWPSWCCCCCGGSRKPKSKSKKKSIKSLLGLYSKKKRTMNGKNYTRKPSGPVFDLEEIEEGLEGYDELEKSSLMSQKNFEKRFGQSPVFIASTLMEDGGLPEGTNPTTLIKEAIHVISCGYEEKTEWGKEIGWIYGSVTEDILTGFKMHCRGWRSVYCCPKRAAFKGSAPINLSDRLHQVLRWALGSVEIFMSRHCPLWYAWGGKLKLLERLAYINTIVYPFTSIALLAYCTLPAVCLLTGKFIVPTLNNFASIWFMALFLSIIVTSVLELRWSGVSIEAWWRNEQFWVIGGVSAHLFAVFQGLLKVLAGVDTNFTVTAKAAEDTEFGELYLFKWTTLLIPPTTLIILNMVGVVAGVSDAINNGYGSWGPLFGKLFFAFWVIVHLYPFLKGLMGRQNRTPTIVVLWSILLASIFSLVWVRIDPFLPKQKGPILKQCGVEC